A genomic segment from Streptomyces antibioticus encodes:
- a CDS encoding WXG100 family type VII secretion target, with translation MSGVHYDELAVTYGTMDALATELGDQAKKLEEDLEALKQAVLNVSQGWGGEAYSAFQGKSAEWDRHARAIHAALVQISQKVHTAGGDYRGGDLKGASYFQ, from the coding sequence ATGTCCGGAGTCCACTACGACGAGCTGGCCGTCACGTACGGCACGATGGACGCGCTCGCGACCGAGCTGGGCGACCAGGCCAAGAAGCTCGAGGAGGACCTCGAGGCGCTGAAGCAGGCCGTCCTCAACGTGTCCCAGGGCTGGGGCGGCGAGGCGTACTCGGCGTTCCAGGGCAAGTCCGCGGAGTGGGACCGGCACGCCCGCGCCATCCACGCGGCGCTGGTCCAGATCTCCCAGAAGGTCCACACGGCCGGCGGTGACTACCGCGGCGGCGACCTGAAGGGCGCCAGCTACTTCCAGTAG
- a CDS encoding contact-dependent growth inhibition system immunity protein, whose protein sequence is MALTPLEHDRRYGELDQVLRAYAGQPADDTEDAPSAALTAYLRHTWHTRPWALATAETQLREYARNPPGRLKVRLGEFYALPDVGLPDGEILDWLTLLADHIRRSVDEGLVPPPATPATHWEWNARFPELGQFLGGWFSQDMPDEFEHHDAAVDDYRATTDPHLVARLVGEMHELLALQLEEVDYALAVADLGMEVDPPAPLTPSGWLTLTAARLAAPRADYGPDRTP, encoded by the coding sequence GTGGCGCTGACACCTCTTGAACACGACCGCCGCTACGGCGAGTTGGACCAGGTCCTCCGTGCGTACGCCGGTCAGCCGGCCGACGACACCGAGGACGCGCCGAGCGCGGCCCTCACCGCTTACCTGCGGCACACCTGGCACACCCGCCCCTGGGCGCTCGCCACCGCCGAGACCCAGCTACGCGAGTACGCCCGCAACCCGCCGGGACGGCTGAAGGTCCGGCTCGGCGAGTTCTACGCACTGCCGGACGTCGGCCTCCCCGACGGCGAGATCCTTGACTGGCTGACGCTCCTCGCCGACCACATCCGGCGCAGCGTGGACGAGGGCCTCGTCCCGCCCCCGGCCACCCCCGCCACCCACTGGGAGTGGAACGCCCGCTTCCCGGAACTGGGCCAGTTCCTCGGCGGATGGTTCTCGCAGGACATGCCGGACGAGTTCGAACACCATGACGCGGCCGTGGACGACTACCGCGCGACCACCGACCCGCACCTGGTGGCCCGCCTGGTCGGCGAGATGCACGAGCTGCTCGCCCTCCAACTGGAGGAGGTGGACTACGCGTTGGCCGTCGCCGACCTCGGCATGGAGGTCGACCCGCCCGCACCCCTCACTCCGAGCGGCTGGCTCACCCTGACGGCGGCACGGCTCGCAGCTCCGAGAGCGGACTACGGCCCAGACCGCACGCCGTGA
- a CDS encoding DUF6571 family protein has translation MDLDALRTADFSLLDDAVEDWSAMVGDLETLMDAAEKGLRDAANAANWAGYNATVSKEFIGKTSGEFTDAHNQAASIHKILRDTRDELKRYKGQLGDAIERGRQQHLTVTGHEGGFTVRAEREQERQAEITALRDELQKILDQATESDSSADTVLRAIANQSKLGFSDVDYADRDEAAKALKQAEELAALARQKPEDLSVAEFDRLNRGLKEYSDDPLFAERFATRLGPQGTLDFWTGLNDPYNASRIGRERLDQFDDLQKHLSLTLATASQSDNADMTRWKSTMIDLVDQPTGPHGRFPLGGQVMSNLMRWGDYDDRFLVGYGRKLIDTEKNLTDNGRFGAWQRTGTNPQLNRTGSDSGRDPMTGYLKALSNSPDAATDFFNDTFVTKDEDHGFTHDTDGDGKQGKRTLSNFDYLFEERDWPRDYNDKGEDSIAGRNNLALALEAATTGHPAGELPTADTPPHNAEQARLTQRLVESISEKPSRLTGHSYMSDSMGQIAAEYMPDIHRGLHPGTTGESELFPIAGSAAALSERDTTRFLYTLGRNPESYTAVNLGQTSYTTQLMQHHFQHPGLYAPDPAFGQEESLKQGIGDIARTAGQIEGMIGAGRAYESELEGGAKDADYNATIESVGTWGGTAVGIGVGMATTPLTGPGGVVIGGLAGTAADEIIGAVTEGSLKDSSDDVVYRNGEEIEGTRSSTYAAVEAAAQKAGRNSGRSHPLIEASVGSSAESGFDSARTKIHDYLDGEGVPRQLDTEE, from the coding sequence ATGGACCTCGACGCTCTGCGCACCGCCGACTTCAGCCTGCTGGACGACGCCGTCGAGGACTGGTCGGCCATGGTCGGAGACCTGGAGACGCTGATGGACGCCGCCGAGAAGGGGCTGCGCGACGCGGCCAACGCGGCCAACTGGGCGGGCTACAACGCCACCGTCTCGAAGGAGTTCATCGGCAAGACCTCCGGGGAGTTCACCGACGCGCACAACCAGGCCGCGTCGATCCACAAGATCCTCAGGGACACGAGGGACGAGCTGAAGAGGTACAAGGGGCAGCTCGGCGATGCCATCGAACGGGGCCGTCAGCAGCACCTGACGGTGACCGGCCACGAGGGCGGCTTCACGGTTCGGGCGGAGCGGGAGCAGGAAAGGCAGGCCGAGATCACGGCCCTGCGCGACGAGTTGCAGAAGATCCTCGACCAGGCCACGGAGAGCGACTCGTCGGCCGACACGGTCCTCAGAGCGATCGCGAACCAGAGCAAGCTGGGGTTCTCGGATGTGGACTATGCGGACCGGGACGAAGCCGCCAAGGCCCTGAAGCAGGCCGAGGAACTGGCAGCTCTGGCGCGGCAGAAACCCGAGGATCTGTCGGTGGCGGAGTTCGACCGGCTCAACCGGGGCCTGAAGGAGTACTCCGACGACCCGCTCTTCGCGGAGCGCTTCGCCACGCGCCTGGGCCCTCAGGGCACCCTGGACTTCTGGACCGGCCTCAACGACCCGTACAACGCGTCGAGGATCGGCCGTGAGCGGCTGGACCAGTTCGACGACCTCCAGAAACACCTCTCCCTCACCCTGGCCACGGCGTCGCAGAGCGACAACGCCGACATGACCCGGTGGAAGTCGACGATGATCGACCTGGTCGACCAGCCGACCGGCCCTCACGGCCGCTTCCCGCTGGGTGGGCAGGTCATGTCCAACCTGATGCGCTGGGGCGACTACGACGACCGTTTCCTGGTCGGCTACGGCAGGAAGCTGATCGATACGGAGAAGAACCTCACGGACAACGGCAGGTTCGGCGCCTGGCAGCGCACCGGAACGAACCCGCAGCTCAACCGCACCGGCAGTGACTCGGGCCGGGACCCCATGACCGGCTACCTCAAGGCCCTCTCCAACAGCCCGGACGCGGCGACGGACTTCTTCAACGACACCTTCGTCACCAAGGACGAGGACCACGGCTTCACCCACGACACGGACGGGGACGGCAAACAGGGCAAGCGGACCCTCAGCAACTTCGACTATCTCTTCGAAGAACGCGACTGGCCCAGGGACTACAACGACAAGGGCGAGGACAGCATCGCCGGGCGCAACAACCTGGCCCTGGCCCTGGAGGCGGCCACGACGGGACATCCGGCGGGAGAACTGCCTACGGCGGACACACCGCCGCACAACGCCGAGCAGGCCAGGCTCACGCAGAGACTCGTCGAGTCGATCTCGGAGAAGCCGTCGCGTCTCACCGGTCACAGTTACATGTCCGACAGCATGGGCCAGATCGCGGCCGAGTACATGCCGGACATCCACCGGGGACTGCACCCCGGAACCACGGGCGAGAGCGAACTGTTCCCCATCGCGGGCTCGGCAGCGGCCCTCTCCGAACGGGACACCACGCGCTTCCTCTACACCCTCGGCCGCAACCCGGAGAGCTACACGGCCGTGAACCTGGGGCAGACCAGCTACACCACCCAGCTCATGCAGCACCACTTCCAGCACCCCGGCCTGTACGCGCCCGACCCCGCCTTCGGGCAGGAAGAGAGCCTCAAGCAGGGCATCGGCGACATCGCCCGGACCGCGGGCCAGATCGAGGGCATGATCGGAGCGGGTCGCGCCTACGAGAGCGAACTCGAGGGCGGTGCCAAGGACGCCGACTACAACGCCACGATCGAGAGCGTGGGCACCTGGGGCGGAACGGCCGTCGGTATCGGCGTCGGCATGGCCACGACGCCGCTCACCGGCCCGGGCGGTGTCGTCATCGGCGGGCTGGCGGGCACGGCGGCGGACGAGATCATCGGCGCTGTCACCGAGGGTTCCCTGAAAGACAGTTCGGATGACGTCGTCTACCGCAACGGCGAGGAGATCGAAGGCACCAGGTCCTCGACCTACGCGGCGGTCGAGGCGGCCGCCCAGAAGGCGGGAAGGAACTCCGGCCGCAGCCATCCGCTCATCGAGGCTTCCGTGGGCAGTTCGGCGGAGAGTGGGTTCGACAGTGCCCGCACGAAGATCCACGACTACCTCGACGGCGAGGGAGTCCCCAGGCAACTCGACACGGAGGAATGA
- a CDS encoding RNase A-like domain-containing protein — translation MGEKLPSDEERAKEAAAARTRSPKTSGGGFDVQPQHVYYTALVVRDGQFDYDKGARSLVGVLNEYSQSAGAGWGADQFSEAYRTVNEKFLELWAKSVVSVGGVAVGLTDTTNKYVQADWQARRMYGPPPVDRQPPAVIENVPKYGPVNDVKWVGTGEDADSWAISGVLGEIPDFLADVIRPAIEHGLRLGKMHEITPGARDEELKTMATGWEAAEKAAKAASDNFNGAIKFITNNKGNDEWQGAMKAFCQTIWGTTEWGRTYDPQGNRVSMGRSWKTNRNVVPAKQRPIIEILRNTATTLKDTLNHLADVRNKTADTTTQLAIDATKATVKDLTTGLDLFELTRLGATMAFGEIVLTFRTHMDKGAADRAVEAYHQAFSEAATKVKGLVPELDEAILSVPTFRAEAARAAGYGARTLNDFKKEHSWQRPESQVPYKYSLDLATEEELYGGHSIDKHVGLTDEQLTQRLRDQASGSTGPDIPAASTFTDLESAQEYTQYNLRSNTAEIDKWLQGPPPVGKMEEFSVPAVAGGNLTAPVITGSTARVVNGHPTPPQAAYGVSTVLKYEPNLDPPFVVYTSMPK, via the coding sequence ATGGGGGAGAAGCTGCCCTCGGACGAGGAGCGCGCCAAGGAGGCCGCGGCCGCCCGCACCCGCTCGCCCAAGACGAGCGGCGGCGGCTTCGACGTACAGCCCCAGCACGTGTACTACACCGCGCTCGTCGTACGGGACGGGCAGTTCGACTACGACAAGGGCGCCCGGTCCCTGGTCGGCGTCCTGAACGAGTACAGCCAGTCGGCGGGGGCCGGCTGGGGCGCGGACCAGTTCTCCGAGGCGTACCGGACGGTCAACGAGAAGTTCCTGGAACTGTGGGCGAAGAGCGTCGTCAGCGTGGGCGGTGTCGCGGTCGGTCTGACGGACACGACGAACAAGTACGTCCAGGCGGACTGGCAGGCCCGCCGTATGTACGGCCCGCCGCCTGTCGACAGGCAGCCGCCCGCCGTCATCGAGAACGTGCCCAAGTACGGTCCGGTCAACGACGTCAAGTGGGTCGGCACGGGTGAGGACGCGGACTCCTGGGCCATCTCGGGAGTCCTCGGCGAGATCCCCGACTTCCTCGCCGACGTCATCCGCCCGGCGATCGAACACGGCCTCAGGCTCGGCAAGATGCACGAGATCACGCCCGGTGCCAGGGACGAAGAACTGAAGACCATGGCCACCGGCTGGGAAGCGGCCGAGAAGGCGGCGAAGGCCGCCTCGGACAACTTCAACGGCGCCATCAAGTTCATCACCAACAACAAGGGCAACGACGAGTGGCAGGGCGCGATGAAGGCGTTCTGCCAGACCATCTGGGGCACCACGGAATGGGGCCGGACCTACGACCCGCAGGGCAACCGGGTCTCCATGGGCCGCAGTTGGAAGACGAACCGCAATGTCGTCCCCGCGAAACAGCGCCCCATCATCGAGATCCTCCGCAACACGGCCACCACCCTCAAGGACACGCTCAACCACCTGGCCGACGTGCGCAACAAGACGGCGGACACGACGACCCAGCTCGCCATCGACGCCACGAAGGCGACGGTCAAGGACTTGACGACCGGCCTCGACCTCTTCGAACTGACCCGGCTCGGGGCGACCATGGCGTTCGGCGAGATCGTCCTCACGTTCCGCACACACATGGACAAGGGCGCCGCCGACAGGGCCGTCGAGGCGTACCACCAGGCGTTCAGCGAGGCCGCCACCAAGGTGAAGGGACTCGTCCCGGAACTGGACGAGGCGATCCTCAGCGTCCCCACCTTCCGAGCGGAGGCGGCCCGCGCCGCGGGCTACGGCGCGCGCACCCTGAACGACTTCAAGAAGGAACACAGCTGGCAGCGCCCGGAAAGCCAGGTCCCCTACAAATACAGCCTCGACCTCGCGACCGAGGAGGAGCTGTACGGCGGACACAGCATCGACAAGCATGTCGGGCTGACGGATGAGCAGTTGACGCAGCGGTTGCGGGACCAGGCAAGTGGGTCGACCGGGCCGGACATCCCGGCGGCCTCGACTTTCACTGATCTTGAATCGGCGCAGGAATATACGCAGTACAATCTGCGGAGCAATACGGCGGAAATCGACAAATGGCTACAAGGTCCTCCGCCGGTCGGGAAGATGGAAGAATTCTCGGTTCCTGCCGTTGCCGGGGGTAATTTGACGGCTCCCGTCATCACCGGGAGCACGGCACGAGTAGTGAACGGTCACCCGACGCCACCACAGGCCGCTTACGGAGTCTCCACCGTACTCAAATATGAACCGAACCTGGACCCGCCTTTCGTCGTCTACACGTCCATGCCCAAGTGA
- a CDS encoding WXG100 family type VII secretion target, with translation MTHPGAGTRPNLKVSSENLTKLADDLDGMQSHLDKQVRRMDALVDRIEAGWSGPAASAYRDFHRAAAEDAVRIREVMKLLEEAVRLSRDGFSQDDLDVLAQMRRIEVDVDSEVDRLSTPNTEVPTAPRSSLDDL, from the coding sequence TTGACACACCCAGGAGCAGGCACCCGGCCGAACCTGAAGGTGTCGAGCGAGAACCTCACCAAACTCGCCGACGACCTCGACGGCATGCAGAGCCACCTGGACAAGCAGGTCCGCCGCATGGACGCGCTGGTCGACCGGATCGAGGCCGGCTGGAGCGGCCCGGCCGCGTCCGCGTACCGGGACTTCCACCGCGCCGCCGCCGAGGACGCCGTACGCATCCGCGAGGTGATGAAACTCCTGGAGGAGGCGGTACGGCTCAGCCGCGACGGCTTCTCCCAGGACGACCTGGACGTGCTGGCGCAGATGCGCCGGATCGAGGTGGACGTCGACAGCGAGGTCGACCGGTTGTCGACCCCGAACACCGAGGTCCCGACGGCGCCGCGGAGCAGCCTCGACGACCTGTAG
- a CDS encoding WXG100 family type VII secretion target — MSTGNEPDEYISVSFTTLHELAADLEDILKQLNTKLDGLYDRVVPVVLSWQGETRDVFVDKLDEWDRSAQDLQAAQKWLHEYVTTGHTNYAAAHLAVLRGWGGA; from the coding sequence ATGTCGACCGGCAACGAACCCGACGAATACATATCCGTGTCCTTCACGACGCTGCACGAACTGGCCGCAGACCTGGAGGACATCCTCAAGCAGCTCAACACCAAGCTCGACGGCCTCTACGACCGGGTCGTGCCCGTCGTGCTGTCCTGGCAGGGCGAGACCCGCGACGTGTTCGTGGACAAGCTCGACGAGTGGGACCGCTCCGCGCAGGACCTCCAGGCGGCCCAGAAGTGGCTCCACGAGTACGTGACCACGGGCCACACCAACTACGCCGCCGCGCACCTGGCGGTGCTGCGCGGCTGGGGCGGTGCCTGA
- a CDS encoding WXG100 family type VII secretion target, whose translation MVDRKLNDGDVQKLQTEVIDRYDNIRGSLAKLQGTIDMIEKAWTGQGANAFNTKQTEINTHMVSIGKMLDDFLEGINLNKTDKRNLEDQIEADLTKISVEDLGGKTSALNSY comes from the coding sequence ATGGTCGACCGCAAGCTCAATGACGGCGACGTACAGAAGCTTCAGACCGAGGTCATCGACCGGTACGACAACATCCGCGGCTCGCTGGCGAAGCTCCAGGGCACGATCGACATGATCGAGAAGGCGTGGACGGGCCAGGGCGCCAACGCGTTCAACACGAAGCAGACGGAGATCAACACCCACATGGTGTCGATCGGGAAGATGCTCGACGACTTCCTCGAGGGCATCAACCTCAACAAGACCGACAAGCGCAACCTCGAGGACCAGATCGAGGCCGACCTCACCAAGATCTCGGTCGAGGACCTCGGCGGCAAGACCTCGGCGCTCAACAGCTACTGA
- the mycP gene encoding type VII secretion-associated serine protease mycosin, which translates to MPRASLLRASLLRPTLTAAAAALLATAPLLAPPAAAADKLPYSDQCQFPNGLYPGRPWSLQRVLLDELWSRSKGAGVRVAVIDTGVDVKNPQLTAAVDAKSGRNLLPKGLKDEDGDPIERGKENGTTDTVGHGTKVAGIIAARPAAGTGFVGLAPEATIIPIQQNDAEGHGTTDTLAAAIRYAVQAKAGVINISQDTSNAMKPSDDLEKAIDEALAQKIVVVASAGNDGLDGNVKETYPASYDGVLAVAASDRNNERAAFSQSGDFVGVAAPGVDMISTVPSGGHCSDNGTSFSAPYVAGVAALLKARHPDWTARQIVAQIEQTAERTIAGHDRLVGWGVVDPVRALTEDDRPIESPDPQNGLSRAEAPTAAKFQTGETPDERNTRLATYVAVAAAVLVAGTSGTAVAIRDARRRARRVAGVD; encoded by the coding sequence ATGCCGCGTGCTTCTCTCCTGCGTGCCTCTCTCCTGCGCCCGACGCTGACGGCCGCGGCCGCGGCGCTCCTGGCCACGGCCCCGCTCCTCGCACCGCCCGCGGCCGCCGCGGACAAGCTGCCGTACTCGGACCAGTGCCAGTTCCCCAACGGCCTCTACCCGGGCCGCCCCTGGTCCCTTCAGCGGGTGCTGCTGGACGAACTGTGGAGCCGCTCCAAGGGGGCCGGCGTCCGGGTGGCCGTCATCGACACCGGCGTGGACGTGAAGAACCCGCAGCTCACCGCGGCCGTCGACGCCAAGAGCGGCCGCAATCTGCTGCCGAAGGGCCTCAAGGACGAGGACGGCGACCCGATCGAGCGGGGCAAGGAGAACGGCACCACGGACACCGTCGGCCACGGCACCAAGGTCGCCGGCATCATCGCCGCCCGCCCGGCCGCCGGCACCGGATTCGTGGGCCTCGCCCCCGAGGCGACGATCATCCCGATCCAGCAGAACGACGCGGAGGGCCACGGCACCACCGACACCCTGGCCGCGGCGATCCGCTACGCCGTCCAGGCCAAGGCCGGCGTCATCAACATCTCCCAGGACACCTCGAACGCCATGAAGCCCTCCGACGACCTGGAGAAGGCGATCGACGAGGCCCTGGCCCAGAAGATCGTCGTCGTGGCGTCGGCCGGCAACGACGGTCTGGACGGCAACGTGAAGGAGACCTACCCCGCCTCCTACGACGGCGTCCTCGCCGTCGCCGCCTCCGACCGCAACAACGAACGCGCCGCCTTCTCCCAGTCCGGCGACTTCGTCGGCGTCGCCGCACCCGGCGTCGACATGATCTCCACGGTCCCCTCGGGCGGCCACTGCTCCGACAACGGCACGAGCTTCTCCGCGCCGTACGTCGCGGGCGTCGCCGCACTCCTCAAGGCGCGGCACCCGGACTGGACCGCCCGCCAGATCGTCGCCCAGATCGAACAGACCGCCGAGCGCACCATCGCCGGCCACGACCGCCTGGTCGGCTGGGGCGTGGTCGACCCGGTCCGCGCCCTGACGGAGGACGACCGCCCCATCGAGTCCCCCGACCCCCAGAACGGCCTCTCCCGCGCCGAGGCCCCCACCGCGGCCAAGTTCCAGACCGGCGAAACCCCCGACGAACGCAACACCCGCCTCGCCACGTACGTAGCGGTGGCAGCGGCCGTCCTCGTCGCCGGCACGAGCGGCACGGCGGTGGCCATCAGGGACGCGCGGCGTCGGGCTCGGAGGGTGGCGGGGGTCGACTAG
- a CDS encoding RNase A-like domain-containing protein, with the protein MRTRTATYPDRATAQWATQHVVTRNEQVVHRWLAESTRRRLTIEAAWPSREDPVGRVLLQAMALAGRGAVDVRAARVVLRREPSAAHGFAVHASFPVYL; encoded by the coding sequence TTGCGCACCCGCACCGCCACCTACCCCGACCGCGCGACCGCGCAGTGGGCGACGCAGCACGTGGTCACCCGCAACGAACAGGTCGTCCACCGCTGGCTGGCGGAGTCCACCCGGCGACGGCTCACGATCGAGGCGGCGTGGCCGTCCCGGGAGGACCCTGTCGGCAGGGTGCTGCTCCAGGCGATGGCGCTGGCCGGCCGGGGCGCGGTCGACGTCCGTGCCGCCCGGGTCGTCCTGCGCCGCGAGCCGTCCGCAGCGCACGGGTTCGCCGTGCACGCCAGTTTCCCCGTCTACCTGTGA
- a CDS encoding S8 family serine peptidase, with the protein MKADEMWKVSTGKGVKVAVVDSGVSPDTPSLKGQVLDETPHAVGYKATKDYTGHGTTMAELIAGTGAGGGLKGLAPEAKIVPYRINADSLKDKVDQENAPKLADVIRAIADSDVKIISMSFGADAENSEDLAAFKYAHSKGKLMFAAAGNEAQKKNLIGYPAAYPYVVGIAASDEDGSVGKFSEHGNYVDLASPGLSVPVWCDEKLKAYCLSQGTSQATAIASASAALVWSAHPDWTANQVLASLIDTAGRDWARDDPSTYLGYGLIRPRKVLEDSGYKPVAADTDPLATENAEGVEEDPSAASPSASTSSQAPKDTSGGATSAAGSSSESSDDTTMWVTLGAAAAVLVVGGGAFAVIRSRRRT; encoded by the coding sequence ATGAAGGCTGACGAGATGTGGAAGGTCAGTACCGGCAAGGGCGTGAAGGTCGCGGTCGTCGACTCCGGGGTCAGCCCCGATACCCCATCCCTCAAGGGGCAGGTACTCGATGAGACACCCCATGCTGTCGGCTACAAGGCGACCAAGGACTACACCGGCCACGGGACGACCATGGCCGAACTGATCGCCGGCACAGGAGCTGGCGGTGGTCTGAAGGGCTTGGCGCCAGAGGCGAAGATTGTTCCCTACAGGATCAACGCAGATTCGCTCAAGGACAAGGTTGACCAGGAGAACGCCCCCAAACTGGCAGACGTGATTCGAGCGATTGCCGATAGCGACGTCAAGATCATCAGCATGTCCTTCGGTGCGGACGCGGAAAACTCCGAAGACCTGGCAGCTTTCAAGTACGCGCACTCCAAGGGCAAGTTGATGTTTGCCGCCGCCGGAAATGAAGCTCAGAAGAAGAACCTCATCGGCTACCCCGCCGCCTACCCGTACGTGGTCGGCATCGCGGCTTCCGACGAGGACGGCTCGGTCGGCAAGTTCTCCGAACACGGAAACTACGTGGACCTCGCCTCCCCGGGGCTCAGCGTCCCCGTTTGGTGCGACGAAAAGCTCAAGGCGTATTGCCTCAGCCAGGGCACCAGCCAAGCCACAGCCATCGCCTCCGCCTCCGCCGCCCTCGTCTGGTCCGCGCACCCGGACTGGACGGCGAACCAGGTCCTGGCCAGCCTGATTGACACCGCGGGACGGGACTGGGCGAGGGACGACCCCAGCACGTACCTCGGATACGGACTGATCCGGCCCCGCAAGGTGCTGGAGGACAGCGGATACAAGCCCGTGGCCGCCGACACCGACCCGCTGGCCACGGAGAACGCCGAGGGCGTCGAGGAGGACCCCTCGGCGGCTTCCCCCTCCGCATCAACCTCGTCACAAGCCCCCAAGGACACTTCAGGCGGGGCAACTTCGGCGGCAGGATCAAGCTCGGAGTCGTCCGACGACACCACGATGTGGGTGACACTCGGGGCCGCGGCCGCCGTACTGGTGGTCGGGGGCGGCGCCTTCGCGGTGATCCGTTCCCGGCGCCGGACCTGA